Genomic segment of Panthera leo isolate Ple1 chromosome B2, P.leo_Ple1_pat1.1, whole genome shotgun sequence:
ACACCATCCTGAGACTGgttgttctttttcctctcccccatctcctgACAGCTCCAAAAGTTCCCAAGAAGACGGGACCCCGATGTTCCACAGCTGTTGCCACAGGTAGTAGTGCTTCAGAGCTGGGGCTGAGAAGAGATTTGGGGTGTGTGTAAAGGGAGGGTGTGTAAAGGACCCCCGTGCTGATTCCGTATGTTAACTCCCCAATTCTCTAGTGCTGAAGAATCAGAAACCAGGCCCTGCTGCTCCTGCCCAGAAGCCTGGAGGTAGGTGACAAACATAACCACTAGGTGAGGGGCTGggacagggaagagaggagatgATGAGTACCCCAAAACATCCATCTGGTCTCCTCCCTGTCTGGAGGGAAAAGAGATATAGCAGGATGTGTGGAGGCCTTAAAGCCtaggagggaggaaaggcagaaagCCAAGGCCTCCCTGACCCTGCCCTTTCTGTGCCATGTTAGCGGCTGCTCCCGTGCTGGGAGGGAGGAAACCCACCAAACGTCCGGCCTGGGACTTAAAGGGTCAGTTATGTGACCTAAATGCAGAGCTGAAATGCTGTCGTGAGAGGACTCAGACATTGGACCAGGAGAACCAACAGCTACAGGACCAGCTCCGGGAGGCCCAACAACAGGCCAAGTCCCTGGGGGCAGAATGCAGGACACTGGAAGGGGAGTTGGCCAGGGTGCAGGCCCAGGCCGAGCAGGGCCAACAGGAATTGGGGAACCTAAGGGCCCGTGTCCTGGAGCTAGAAGAGCAGCTGGGCACACAGCAGGGCTTGGTGCAAGAGCTCCAGAAAGAACAGTTGGGGTTGCAGGAGGAGCGAAGGGGACTGGCCGCCCGGCTGGAGGAGCAGGAGGTAAGGACCACCTTCTCACCAAATGCTAACCCTTCTTTCTGGGTTACCCTGAAGTCTCTTTGGGCTTAGGGtccctgcctgcctttctttGGCAGTACACGTCTGTCCTCTAacctccaccccagcccacccctgaCTGTGTCTTATTTCTGCCCTGCTTCTCCCTGTCCTTCTTGCTTTCATAGCTCCCAcctggatctgtgtctcccttcatcctctgtctccccctctgtctttctctctttctttcctgatcAAAAGTCTCcatgtcaggggtgcctgggtggctcagtcggttaggcatctgactcttgatctcggctcaggtcttgatctctgggtcgtgagttcaagccctgcgttgggctgtgctgggcatgaagcctacttaaaataataataataatcgtggggtgcctgggtggctgagtcggttaagtgtccgacttttggtttcagctcaggtcatgatctcacagttttgggagttcaagccccgacagcactaagcctgcttgggattctccctctctccctctctctctgccccttccccaactctgctgtccctgtctctctcaaaaataaataaacttaaaaaaaatttttttttaaaaagtcagggtgcttgggtagcccagtcagttgagtgcccaacttcagctcaggacatgatctcacagttcgtgagttcgagccctgcatcaggctttctgctgtcagcgcagagcctgcttcagatcctttgtccctctctctctgcttctctctcttcctctctctcaaaaataaacatttaaaaaagtttctttttatgtttatttttgagacacacacacacacacacacacacacacacacacacacacacagtgtgagttggggaggggcagagagagagggagacacagaacccaaagcaggcttcaggctctgagaggtcagcacagagcctgacacggggctcaaccccacggaccgcgagatcacgacttgagacaaagttggacgcttaactgactgagccagccaggtgtccccaaaataaataaacatttaaaaccaaatctccagggcacctgggtggctcagtcagttaagcgtccaactttggctcaggtcataatctcacggttcgtgagttcaagccccgcattgggttctgtgctgacagctcagagcctggagcctgcttcaagttctgtttctccctctctctgcccctccctctctcacactctgcctgtctctctctctcaaacataaataaacattaaaaaaaattttttttaataaaaaaataaaaccaaatctcCATggcattctctcttcctcttctcatgtCCATTTGACTCCTTGGTGAGCACCAACTAGATTGAATTCCTTGCGGTTTCTCCGATGCCTCAATCTTCTCTTCAGGCCATTTTGCATATATACTTCCCTCGCTGCAGAATGTTCTTTCTGTTCTCCATCTTTTCCTGGGTTTACTCCTGTATTTTTGGGTGTCAGCTTAGATGTCATTGTCCTTATGCCCCTTCTGgctcttcccacagcactccctATTCTATTACCATGAttcctattttcttccctctttctttaccAGACTGAAGTCCTTGGGAACAGGGACCACCCTACCTCCATCCCCCACCTCATCATGACTTGTCCTTATTCCTCGTTGTGTCTCACCCTCTGTGTCCGTTCCGTTCTGGACAGAGGAGGCTACAGGCGTCAGAAGCAGCTCTGTCAGGCAGCCAAGCAGAGGTGGCGTCTCTGCGCCAGGAGGCTACAACCCAGGCGGCCTTACTAGTGGAGCAAGGAGAACGTCTCCATGGGCTAGAGATGGAGCGCCGGCGATTACACAACCAGCTACAGGAACTCAAAGGCAATATCCGTGTGTTCTGCCGGGTCCGCCCTGTCCTTCCAGGggagcccaccccaccccctggttTCCTCCTGTTTCCCTCTGGCCCTGGTGGGCCCTCTGATCCTCCAACCCGCCTCAGCCTCTCCCGATCTGACGAGCGTCGTGGGACCCTGAGTGGGGCGccagccccccccacccgccaTGACTTCTCCTTTGACCGGGTCTTCCCACCAGGGAGTGGACAGGACGAAGTGTTTGAGGAGATTGCCATGCTTGTCCAGTCAGCCCTGGATGGCTACCCAGTATGCATCTTTGCCTACGGCCAGACAGGCAGTGGCAAGACCTTCACGATGGAGGGTGGGCCTGGGGGAGACCCCCAGGTGGAGGGGCTGATCCCTCGGGCCCTGCGGCATCTCTTCTCCGTGGCCCAGGAGCTGGGCAGCCAGGGCTGGACCTACAGCTTTGTGGCAAGCTATGTAGAGATCTATAATGAGACTGTCCGAGACCTGCTGGCCACCGGGACCCGGAAGGGCCAGGGCGGCGAGTGTGAGATTCGCCGGGCAGGGCCAGGAAGCGAGGAGCTTACCGTCACCAATGCCCGATATGTTCCTGTCTCCTGTGAGAAAGAGGTAAGGACTGATGGGTCCTGGGACTGGAAAACGGGGAGGAATGGATCGGGTGGCATCAGATGCAGGTCGATGCAGAAGGGAGCAGGAGAAAGTCGAAGGCTGAGGGGAGGGTACGTTGTGCGGGTGGGTCGCCACATCAGCATTGGCTGGCGGGCTGGAAGGTAGATCTGTCCGTCGTACAGAACTAGGGAGTGGAGAGTGACGCGTGTGCCAGGGTGTTCTCCGGCCCCGGCCCACTGCATCTCAGGCCTCAGCTCCTACTACTCCTCTTGCCCAGTTCACTCTGGCCATGCTGGCCTCCTGGCTGTTCTTTAGCCTGCTAGTCACGTTCTTGTAGCAGGGCCTTTGCCTGAATGTTCCTCTCCCAGAGTGGTTTGCTCCCTCGCTGCCTTAGGAGTTTAAAGTACTGAAGCTGTTCCTGGCCGTTGTGTCTAAAATTGCAACTCTCACCCTACTTTCACATACtccttattctgttttattttgctccttAGTATCTCAGCTATTCTgtgcgttttatttattttgtctcttcaCTGGCTGGAAAGGAAGCTTCAAGAGGGCAGGTGCTGACTCTTGATCATTGCTACTGATATAGCTATGCGTTGACTCCCTGCCTGCTTTTGCCCCTTGCTGTTCCCCATCCCCAGGTGGAGGCCCTGCTCCATCTGGCCCACCAGAACCGGGCTGTGGCCCGCACAGCCCAGAATGAGCGATCATCACGCAGTCACAGTGTGTTCCAGCTGCAGATCTCTGGGGAGCACGCTGGGCGAGGCCTGCAATGTGGGGCCCCCCTCAGCCTTGTGGACCTGGCTGGGAGTGAGCGGCTAGACCCTGGCTTAACCCTTGGCCCTGGGGAGCGGGAACGCCTTCGGGAAACCCAAGCCATTAACAGCAGCTTGTCTACCCTGGGGCTGGTCATCATGGCCTTGAGCAACAAGGTGGGCATGGGGATGTTGGCAGATGGGACCTGGGATGGTTTGGGGCTGGTCATGCTGAACCCTGTCCTATCCTAATCACCTATCCCCCTCAACCCTCAAGGAGTCCCATGTGCCTTACCGGAACAGCAAGCTCACCTACCTGTTGCAGAACTCTCTGGGTGGCAGCGCTAAGATGTGAGTGAAAGGGACAGACGGATAGAAGAGGTtgggtggaggggtgcctggctggatcagtcagaggagcatgtgactcttgatcttggcgtcgtgagtttgagccccatgttgggtgtagagattacctaaataaataagatttagaaAGGAGGGGGCATTGGGTAGAGACTGTGATGCTGGGGTCAGGGGTAGGAAAATGGAAACCTGGTCCAGGCTCTACTCAGCCACTGATGCTGGGGTTTggccccctctcttctctccacaggCTCATGTTTGTGAACATTTCCCCCCTGGAAGAGAACGTGTCCGAGTCCCTCAACTCCCTACGCTTTGCCTCCAAGGTGCAGTTACCACCAAGCCCAGGCCCTGTCAGGACCCCTGGGTGGTTGTAGGCTTCTCCATTCTGACCCTTCAGTCCTTTAGGCCAAGGGCACATTCATCTGGAAAGGATTTGCATTTGTCAGGCATCCAGGGCACTACCTCTCTAGATTCATTTTTAACTATTGGCTTTTgggttctttaatttttaaaaataggtagttAAAAGGTCAAAACTATATAAAAGCTATATACAACAAATGAAGTTTTACCACCACCCCTTTCTCCCTACCTGCcctatcatttttctcatttatcattttacttatcctttcagtgtttctttttgcaAATATAGGCAATATGAAtgtgcttattcttttttatataaaagatctctctcatatacatatgtgtgtatatatatatgtatctatatgtgtgtgtgtgtgtgtatatatatgtatatagttctGTACTTTGTTTTGCTTATCAAGACAGCCCCAAGATTAGTCCCCACTAGTACACAGAGAtcattccattatttttatgtctGCCTAGGACTCCGTTGTGTGGCTACACCAAAGTTTATCCACCAGTTCCCTCTactggacacttggattgtttccactttattTCTATTACAAACAAGGCCATGTTGACTAACCTTGTACATATGTCatcttgtatttatttagttatacctgaccatctttttttttttttttttaatgtttatttttgagagagagagagagagagagagagagagagagaacatgagcaggggaggggcagagagagagggagacatagaatctgaagcaggctccaggctctgcgctgtcagcacagagcctgatgcggggttcaaacccacaaacagtgagatcatgactagagccgaagtcaaacgcttaactgactgagccaccaggtgctcctgactatcttttttttttttttaatgtttatttatttattttgagagagaaagcatgaacaggggagaggcaaagagagagggagagaaagaatcccaagcaagctcctcactaTTACGCAGAGCCCGACCCCAggcttgaaccaatgaactgtgagatcatgacctgagctgaaatcaagagtcagacacctaactgactgagccacctaggcaccccagttaTATCTATCTAGGGAGAGATTCCTGGAAATGGGATTTTCTGGaccaaaatagacatttttttcagacCATTCCAAATAGTGTGAATTCAGGCCCCAAAACACACTTAAACATTAGGTGGAAGGAGGGCCGTGCCATGAATTCTCTAGGAGATTTATGCTCCCTGCACTAGAGTTAAGTCAGAAGGTCTCCATACTGTTGGTCTCTGGAGGGTAGTTTTTTCTCTGGCTATTCCCTTCCTGAGGGTTCTGGCTTTATTCAGGATCTCTGGTCAGGCGTGTCCTTCTGCTCTACTCGGGCTTACCCCAGTGGACATTGGTTGCTCCCATGGGAGTAGTCAGGTCCTTTGGCACCTTGCCCTGGTCTTCTGCTTTGATCAGGATTTCCTTTGCTGTCTTGCAAGTTTGATTAAAGTTCTGTCAACATCATTAACAGCCAAAGCATAAACTCTTTACTATCCTCTAATACCCAATTTACATTGTTAAATTTCACCTGATTGTCTCAAATGTCTTTTATATATTAGGTTTATTCTAATTGGGATCAAAGCAAGGaccactcatttctttttgttggattgtctcttaaatttattttaatctgtaaGAATCTCACGACCTTTTGTGAtacttatttgttgaagaaataggGTCATTTGTCTGGTAGAATATACCAAATCTGGATTTTGGCTGGTTGCTTCCTTCTTCCATAATTTTTGTTATCTAGTAGATTTAGGGGCTTTGATTAAATTTGAATCAGTCTCACATTTCCTGACAAGAAAACTTAAATGGTGCAATACACTTTTTGTTGAGGCAGGAGGCACCTAAATATCTAATTGTTCTACTTTTAACGAATTAAAAACCAATCATTGGATTTGGGTGTTATCAACTTGATCTATCCATTTGAAAATACCCTGTTGACCTAGTGATTTCACCTAGTGATTTTATCAATGTTCATACCTAGATCTTCTATTTCATTAGGGAGTTTAATTTTCCCATTCTACATGTAGTAGTCACATTTCTTCTAGAAAGTACTTTCCTTTACCATGTATTATTTGGTTACTCTGAAATTCTGCACATATAGGAAATGAAGGATACATGCTAGATTCTTTATCAATTTCTAGTATTAGAAGTTGATATCTTGGCAACTTCCAAAGGTAACCAAGTGAgtttttgtggggggtgggggagtatcattttacagatgcttTTGTATTGATATCTATCCTTTGTAGtcattattctttctgatgctcaAATTGCTCCATCTTTGCCCAGTGGGAGCTCCTTTAAGTTGGCTCCTGTGCCCTTTAGACAGGACCCAAGTAGTCTTTATTCTAGATTCACTTTGTACAAATCCTGCCCTAGACTTGGGATCATTTTTCTGAGGGGCCTTGATTCCTAAATGAGTGTTGTTCATGTTTTATCTAGCTTATTAGGGCTTGGGGTCTCTGGGCCACGAAATTGCTGGAAATggacactccatctctctctgctcctgtgtgTGGCTTCCATCCTTCTCAAGCCTTTTCACCTACTCTTTGACTTTGTGTGGTCAATGGGCATAGAACTAACCATAACTGAGGCCTGTACCTGCCTTCAGAGCCCTTGGTTTCAGTGTTTTCTGAGGGCAGCCCTAATATTGGGAGTGGGAGGTGATCTTGGAGAAAAATTGTACTTTTGGCTACTCTGAAAACGTTTTAATCTTGTCTAAACCCCCTGTCCGCAGGTGAACCAGTGTGTTATTGGTACGGCCCAGGCTAACAGGAAATGAAGACTGATCgagatcctgtgtgtgtgtttagggatggggatggggcagCTGAGGGATGCtttattggggggtggggggaaggggtgccGTATGACCTGGGTCTATCAAATAAagaacagttttttttgttttgtttttttttgtcttttaataaagGTTTTATTAGCGATTGCCCAAATCTGTAGAAATGGGAACTGTCCACTCTGCCAAGTATTTGTGCTCTGCAGGGCAAGGGCTTCAGCTTTTCTCCCCGTTAGGCCATCCCCTGCAGTCTAGGTGGCTTGAGGCTCCCATACCCTCCCGGGTTGTCCGCATCTAGGAGATGTGCCCACTAGCCAACCACCTTCATTAGTTTGCCGCCGGCCACCCCAGCCCCACGCGGGAAGTCTCTGGTGGATAAGGGAAGGTGGGAACCCGAGCCCAGAGGCGGGGCTGGCGCGCCCTCCCACAAACTGCTGGCTCTCCCCTCCCGCCCTTTCCCTGCCTTAGCGTTCGAACCGCCAGGGCCGGCCCGCCCGCTGCCCATTGGCTGGCTCTTGGCGGCGTCACTGCCTCGCTACTAGCTCTCCTGGTCTGAGCACCCGCCCTAGAAGCGCTGGGCGGGACGCACGCCCGCTGACTAGCTCGCGCCAACCGGTAACGGCCGCCGCCCCATAGAGGAGGGGTCCAATCCTCCCAGGTGCCGCGCGCGGGAGGGGTCACGCGTGCGCAGAAGCGCGGCGGCGTTGGGGGGGGGAATTTGCCACggggagggcggggccgggggcaaAGGCGGGAGGAGGGCGGGGCACTCGAGGGAGGAGGGCGTGGCGGGGGCGACGGGAAGGGTGAATGGAGGGCGGGGTCGTGAACTGGGGCCGGGAGGCGGGACTTGGAGTGACCATGGAGGTTGGGGGGGCAGTTAACGGATGTGGCTGGGGCGGGGGCCACTCTGGAGGCCGGCTGCCGGGAGGGGGGGATTCCCTCCTGCCCCGAAGGCGGGTCTCCCTCCGAGGAAGGGGCTGtggggattccctctccctcctggtcTTGACTTTCCACCCGCCCCAGCTGTGGAGAGGGCACAGCTCGCTTGGCGGCCTCCAGGCCCGTTGGAGGtgagggaggtggggtgaggtggtgcccgccccccccaccggctcctccttccccccagtcctcccctcccaccaccctccccccgaGCCGgtttgtccctcccctcccctcccctcctttcccccgcCGCCTCCTCCTGCCGCTGCCGCTGCTTTGGCTGCTGCGTCATACGCCCCAGAGCTGCCGGGAcggaggggctgggcctggggaccCCCCGGCCCTTGCCTGCCCGCCCTCCGACGCCCAGACGTGTCCTCCCCGCGCGGGGGGTTCGCCTCGGTCTCCCACGTCTGCCTCTGCCCGGCTCCCGGCGGCCCCAGCTGTCACTGGTAAGGAGGCGGCGGGAGGCGCccgtgggggggcagggagccggGGGTCGGCGCGCAGGGCGCGGGCGGGAGAGCCTCGCCGCCTAGGCATCGGTTCGGGCTGGGCCGACTCAAGTCCCCTCTCGGACTCGCCGTCATGGGGAGTAGAGACCGGGACTGGGACACGCCCCCCTCCCGGGGCACTCAGGGAAGTTATCTAACCCGGGGGCAAGGAGCCCCGTATTTGAGGGTGACCTGACATAACCTGGCATCAGGTTGATTGTTCTGAATGAGACACGCGGGCCCAGGGAGGCAGCCGTTCCTATTCTGGAAAACATCTCCAGAAAAGGTCCCAAAACACATCTCTGGGTAGCAGAGCACCCCAATTATGATACCTCTAACAGGAGAAGGTGATAGTAGAAACTGAATGGTAACCTTTGCTTCTTCAATCATCGTGTCTCCTAAAATCTCAAGGCCAGGATATAGTATCCCAGGGGagctctggaagctgggaagctAGAGAACTaggttgggaggtgggggtagTTAGGGAGAGGAGAGCCAGGCACCAGAGTTGGAGGAGCTGG
This window contains:
- the KIFC1 gene encoding kinesin-like protein KIFC1 isoform X2, which codes for MEPQRSPLLEVRGNIQLKRPPVKAPSRLPLPGTRFKRGPDQMEDALEPEKKRTRGLDTVTKIATSRPRAPALTTVAQTQGQTTAPKVPKKTGPRCSTAVATVLKNQKPGPAAPAQKPGAAAPVLGGRKPTKRPAWDLKGQLCDLNAELKCCRERTQTLDQENQQLQDQLREAQQQAKSLGAECRTLEGELARVQAQAEQGQQELGNLRARVLELEEQLGTQQGLVQELQKEQLGLQEERRGLAARLEEQERRLQASEAALSGSQAEVASLRQEATTQAALLVEQGERLHGLEMERRRLHNQLQELKGNIRVFCRVRPVLPGEPTPPPGFLLFPSGPGGPSDPPTRLSLSRSDERRGTLSGAPAPPTRHDFSFDRVFPPGSGQDEVFEEIAMLVQSALDGYPVCIFAYGQTGSGKTFTMEGGPGGDPQVEGLIPRALRHLFSVAQELGSQGWTYSFVASYVEIYNETVRDLLATGTRKGQGGECEIRRAGPGSEELTVTNARYVPVSCEKEVEALLHLAHQNRAVARTAQNERSSRSHSVFQLQISGEHAGRGLQCGAPLSLVDLAGSERLDPGLTLGPGERERLRETQAINSSLSTLGLVIMALSNKESHVPYRNSKLTYLLQNSLGGSAKMLMFVNISPLEENVSESLNSLRFASKVNQCVIGTAQANRK
- the KIFC1 gene encoding kinesin-like protein KIFC1 isoform X1, translated to MEPQRSPLLEVRGNIQLKRPPVKAPSRLPLPGTRFKRGPDQMEDALEPEKKRTRGLDTVTKIATSRPRAPALTTVAQTQGQTTAPKVPKKTGPRCSTAVATVLKNQKPGPAAPAQKPGAAAPVLGGRKPTKRPAWDLKGQLCDLNAELKCCRERTQTLDQENQQLQDQLREAQQQAKSLGAECRTLEGELARVQAQAEQGQQELGNLRARVLELEEQLGTQQGLVQELQKEQLGLQEERRGLAARLEEQERRLQASEAALSGSQAEVASLRQEATTQAALLVEQGERLHGLEMERRRLHNQLQELKGNIRVFCRVRPVLPGEPTPPPGFLLFPSGPGGPSDPPTRLSLSRSDERRGTLSGAPAPPTRHDFSFDRVFPPGSGQDEVFEEIAMLVQSALDGYPVCIFAYGQTGSGKTFTMEGGPGGDPQVEGLIPRALRHLFSVAQELGSQGWTYSFVASYVEIYNETVRDLLATGTRKGQGGECEIRRAGPGSEELTVTNARYVPVSCEKEVEALLHLAHQNRAVARTAQNERSSRSHSVFQLQISGEHAGRGLQCGAPLSLVDLAGSERLDPGLTLGPGERERLRETQAINSSLSTLGLVIMALSNKESHVPYRNSKLTYLLQNSLGGSAKMLMFVNISPLEENVSESLNSLRFASKVQLPPSPGPVRTPGWL
- the KIFC1 gene encoding kinesin-like protein KIFC1 isoform X3 — encoded protein: MEDALEPEKKRTRGLDTVTKIATSRPRAPALTTVAQTQGQTTAPKVPKKTGPRCSTAVATVLKNQKPGPAAPAQKPGAAAPVLGGRKPTKRPAWDLKGQLCDLNAELKCCRERTQTLDQENQQLQDQLREAQQQAKSLGAECRTLEGELARVQAQAEQGQQELGNLRARVLELEEQLGTQQGLVQELQKEQLGLQEERRGLAARLEEQERRLQASEAALSGSQAEVASLRQEATTQAALLVEQGERLHGLEMERRRLHNQLQELKGNIRVFCRVRPVLPGEPTPPPGFLLFPSGPGGPSDPPTRLSLSRSDERRGTLSGAPAPPTRHDFSFDRVFPPGSGQDEVFEEIAMLVQSALDGYPVCIFAYGQTGSGKTFTMEGGPGGDPQVEGLIPRALRHLFSVAQELGSQGWTYSFVASYVEIYNETVRDLLATGTRKGQGGECEIRRAGPGSEELTVTNARYVPVSCEKEVEALLHLAHQNRAVARTAQNERSSRSHSVFQLQISGEHAGRGLQCGAPLSLVDLAGSERLDPGLTLGPGERERLRETQAINSSLSTLGLVIMALSNKESHVPYRNSKLTYLLQNSLGGSAKMLMFVNISPLEENVSESLNSLRFASKVNQCVIGTAQANRK